Proteins encoded by one window of Streptomyces sp. ALI-76-A:
- the traB gene encoding plasmid transfer protein TraB, with amino-acid sequence MARKWTDQDGRAYPLALTTDTNTAPGGSVRAYLLNRAKPHLPPWLAAGGVGLAGALGHWRWSDSSAAGVGLTLASVALTGVTWWAGKSTSSQRRLHSAITVAAGSAWVTAACLAGPTAGPLDDLYLMGGPALALSWNVRMVLRHNDAPGESSDKGLLEKVGLARAQIGAAKVEPNRVTAPVALAPGEQTNDDMAKALGNIASALDLPTSAVRYIPDPDSNRRGDLVIVPEDMLAETVEWEGPSNLGGSIAEPLLIGRYDDGAPLVMWLPGDPDAGRNSTHGLIAGGTGSGKGDTALNLLTEILSRRDVIVWFSDPKAFQDFAPLRPGLDWAAEGGTETEVMVAAVQEVIPARTRWLGAHGYRQWVPAAAQPQNRPEHTCRADGRACNCPGMPFLVTWFEEAANTLRALGDDAFTGIAQEARSAGISLIVSLQRPSYDQMSTSTRASLPSVIALGCDPRDEGFCLPDEVLAAGAHPGAWGNRRPGYCYVVSPGVPEDRYPSPGRTRRFTHRAVPVMELLATWVQRNGATADPITAGAAMGVAGTAYTGRTTDALQPAALRAVTEEDDMNHGGLLVDPEDAGIDPEADLPGAEDGDDAPIFGQETGRKPSPEEARELFAAALEEFEQNGQMIVGPKDFTDWCDRHNLGRSWVSKRLKEAAQEGRLQATNTTGRWRIVPALAAA; translated from the coding sequence ATGGCACGCAAGTGGACCGATCAGGACGGGCGGGCGTACCCGCTCGCCCTGACCACCGACACGAACACCGCACCGGGTGGCTCCGTCCGGGCGTACCTGCTGAACCGGGCCAAGCCGCACCTGCCCCCGTGGCTCGCCGCCGGCGGTGTGGGTCTGGCGGGGGCGCTGGGGCACTGGCGGTGGTCCGACAGTTCCGCGGCCGGCGTCGGCCTCACCCTCGCATCGGTCGCACTGACCGGCGTCACCTGGTGGGCGGGCAAGTCGACCAGCTCCCAGCGGCGCCTGCACTCCGCCATCACCGTGGCCGCCGGATCGGCGTGGGTGACCGCCGCCTGCCTGGCCGGCCCCACCGCCGGACCGCTGGACGACCTGTACCTGATGGGCGGGCCGGCGCTGGCCCTGTCGTGGAACGTGCGGATGGTCCTGCGCCACAACGACGCCCCCGGCGAAAGCTCCGACAAGGGCCTGCTGGAAAAGGTGGGCCTGGCGCGGGCGCAGATTGGTGCGGCGAAGGTGGAGCCCAACCGGGTCACCGCACCGGTCGCGCTCGCCCCCGGTGAGCAGACCAACGACGACATGGCCAAGGCTCTCGGCAACATCGCCTCCGCCCTGGACCTGCCGACCTCCGCCGTGCGGTACATCCCCGACCCCGACTCCAACCGGCGCGGAGACCTGGTCATCGTCCCCGAGGACATGCTGGCCGAGACGGTGGAGTGGGAGGGCCCCTCGAACCTGGGCGGCTCGATCGCCGAGCCGCTGCTCATCGGCCGCTACGACGATGGCGCGCCGCTGGTCATGTGGCTGCCCGGCGACCCGGACGCGGGCCGCAACTCCACCCACGGGCTCATCGCCGGCGGCACCGGCTCCGGCAAGGGCGACACCGCCCTGAACCTGCTCACCGAGATCCTGTCCCGGCGGGACGTGATCGTGTGGTTCTCCGACCCCAAGGCGTTCCAGGACTTCGCCCCCCTGCGGCCGGGCCTGGACTGGGCTGCGGAGGGCGGCACGGAAACGGAGGTCATGGTGGCCGCCGTCCAGGAGGTCATCCCCGCCCGCACCCGCTGGCTCGGCGCCCACGGCTACCGGCAGTGGGTCCCCGCCGCAGCCCAGCCGCAGAACAGGCCGGAGCACACCTGCCGGGCCGACGGCCGGGCGTGCAACTGCCCGGGCATGCCGTTCCTGGTCACCTGGTTCGAGGAAGCCGCCAACACCCTGCGGGCGCTGGGCGACGACGCGTTCACTGGCATCGCCCAGGAAGCACGGTCCGCCGGTATCTCGCTGATCGTGTCCCTTCAGCGCCCTTCCTACGACCAGATGTCCACCTCCACTCGGGCCTCCCTGCCCTCCGTGATCGCACTCGGCTGCGACCCGCGCGATGAGGGGTTCTGCCTGCCGGATGAGGTGCTGGCCGCGGGCGCCCACCCCGGCGCGTGGGGGAACCGGCGGCCGGGCTACTGCTACGTCGTCTCCCCGGGTGTCCCGGAGGACCGCTACCCCTCGCCGGGCCGCACCCGCCGCTTCACCCACCGGGCCGTCCCGGTGATGGAGCTGCTGGCCACCTGGGTACAGCGCAACGGCGCCACCGCCGACCCGATCACCGCCGGCGCGGCGATGGGCGTTGCCGGCACCGCCTACACCGGCCGCACCACCGACGCGCTGCAGCCGGCGGCGCTCCGGGCCGTCACCGAGGAGGACGACATGAACCACGGCGGGCTGCTGGTCGACCCCGAGGACGCCGGTATCGACCCGGAGGCGGACCTGCCCGGGGCCGAAGACGGGGACGATGCCCCGATCTTCGGGCAGGAGACCGGCCGCAAGCCGTCCCCGGAGGAAGCCCGGGAACTGTTCGCGGCCGCGCTGGAGGAGTTCGAGCAGAACGGGCAGATGATCGTGGGCCCGAAGGACTTCACCGACTGGTGCGACCGCCACAACCTGGGCCGGTCCTGGGTCTCCAAGCGGCTCAAGGAAGCAGCGCAGGAAGGCCGTCTGCAGGCGACGAACACCACCGGCCGGTGGCGCATCGTCCCCGCCCTCGCGGCTGCCTGA